From the genome of Nodosilinea sp. FACHB-141, one region includes:
- a CDS encoding tyrosine-protein kinase domain-containing protein, whose product MKAHTLQPSPTLPMAAGADSGSEGGLDLGSLLSTLRRRLFLIASITTALTGAAGLRAYLSPPSYSAAFEILIQPQSAETEVISSLSEVPVNQQETELTLGDQTRILTSPGVLQPVVADLRAKGIEGCVPPAQAASTGLSEEELNKICYSQVESRLGLQLTKESRIIRATYRGASSQNVEYVANLIARTFLDYGLASRQRDLQQGLKFLDDKIPDASKRVDELQGNLQNLRQGSNLITPEAEGSKLSGQIADFENEYRAVLIELEENLTRYEELERQLSDRPQDVSVSSVLSSNSRYQTLVEQLLTLDSQIAQASTIFLSTSDDMQVLQEQRQNLLALMAREGANAQQELMGQIEVLAAREAALSSTLASLNVDVGQLAGVTREFTDLDRELTIANTNLSQLLQRRETLQIEAAQRELPWELITPTTVATDVANLSNNLVLGGLLGLLLGVGLALALDSQKDVLYTARDLKRVTPVPILGLIPHNGAVERGYDEQHLLSLYQVVDEMLNGQGPKKGDLPIDDLYAYREAFRSLVANLQRLDADRPLRSLVISSADNQLADSTTAAYLAWAAAELGNRVLLIDADFRFPHLHNFLELPNQQGFANILAGELDLKNVIKRSPTEPNLFVLTTGTTDVDPARLLSSTKMKQFVTKTESYFDLVIYDSPPFAEYADAALLSAESSGMVLVSHLGTVKSAQLEQALEKLWISKIPLIGLIAKEASSKLALLTA is encoded by the coding sequence ATGAAAGCTCACACTCTCCAACCTTCGCCCACGCTCCCCATGGCTGCGGGGGCCGACTCTGGCTCAGAAGGCGGGCTAGATCTGGGCAGCTTGCTATCTACTCTCAGGCGCAGACTGTTCTTAATTGCTAGCATAACCACCGCTCTGACCGGGGCCGCAGGTCTGCGGGCCTACCTCAGCCCACCGTCTTACTCCGCCGCCTTTGAAATTTTGATTCAGCCCCAGAGCGCTGAAACTGAGGTGATCTCTTCGCTGTCTGAGGTGCCTGTGAATCAGCAGGAGACAGAACTAACCCTGGGGGACCAAACCAGAATCTTAACCAGCCCTGGAGTGCTGCAACCGGTAGTAGCCGATCTGCGCGCCAAGGGTATAGAGGGCTGTGTGCCTCCGGCCCAAGCGGCCTCAACTGGCTTATCTGAAGAAGAGTTAAATAAAATTTGCTATAGCCAAGTTGAAAGTCGACTAGGTCTGCAACTAACTAAAGAATCAAGAATTATTCGGGCAACATACCGGGGAGCGTCGTCTCAAAATGTAGAGTATGTAGCCAATTTAATTGCCCGAACGTTTCTAGACTACGGGCTGGCTTCGCGCCAGCGCGACCTACAGCAGGGGCTTAAATTTTTGGACGACAAAATACCCGATGCTAGCAAAAGGGTAGATGAGCTCCAAGGCAATCTGCAAAATCTGCGCCAGGGCTCTAATTTAATCACCCCTGAGGCTGAAGGCAGCAAGCTATCTGGTCAAATTGCTGACTTTGAAAATGAGTATCGGGCCGTACTGATTGAGCTAGAAGAAAACCTGACTCGTTACGAAGAGCTAGAACGCCAGCTGAGCGATCGCCCCCAAGACGTTTCAGTATCGTCGGTGCTTAGCAGCAATAGCCGCTATCAGACTCTAGTCGAGCAACTACTGACCTTAGATAGCCAAATTGCCCAGGCTTCTACAATTTTTCTCAGCACCAGCGACGACATGCAGGTGCTGCAAGAACAGCGCCAAAATTTGTTGGCGCTTATGGCTCGCGAAGGGGCCAACGCCCAGCAGGAGTTGATGGGCCAGATTGAAGTGCTGGCGGCGCGAGAGGCGGCCCTTTCGTCTACGCTGGCCAGCCTCAATGTAGACGTGGGCCAGCTGGCTGGGGTAACCCGTGAGTTTACCGATCTAGATCGAGAGTTGACCATTGCTAACACCAACTTGAGCCAGCTGCTACAGCGCCGCGAAACTCTACAGATTGAAGCGGCCCAGCGAGAGCTACCCTGGGAGCTGATTACTCCTACTACAGTGGCAACCGATGTTGCCAATCTGTCAAATAACCTGGTACTGGGGGGGCTACTCGGGCTGCTGCTCGGAGTAGGCTTGGCCCTCGCCCTCGATTCTCAAAAGGACGTGCTCTACACCGCCCGCGATCTCAAGCGGGTGACGCCAGTACCGATTTTGGGGTTGATTCCCCACAATGGGGCGGTTGAACGGGGTTATGACGAGCAGCATTTGCTGTCGCTATATCAGGTCGTCGATGAGATGTTGAATGGCCAAGGGCCTAAAAAGGGAGATTTGCCCATTGATGATCTCTACGCCTATCGCGAGGCGTTTCGATCGCTGGTGGCCAATCTGCAGCGGCTCGACGCCGATCGCCCGCTCAGATCACTGGTGATTAGCTCTGCCGACAACCAGTTGGCTGACTCAACCACCGCCGCTTATTTGGCCTGGGCCGCCGCTGAACTGGGCAACCGAGTGCTGCTGATCGATGCTGATTTTCGCTTTCCACACCTGCATAACTTTTTAGAGTTACCCAATCAGCAGGGCTTTGCCAACATTTTGGCTGGCGAGCTTGACCTTAAGAATGTAATTAAGCGATCGCCCACCGAACCCAACCTGTTTGTATTAACTACTGGCACCACAGATGTTGATCCAGCTCGATTATTGTCATCGACAAAGATGAAGCAGTTTGTAACCAAAACCGAGTCTTACTTTGACCTAGTAATTTACGATTCGCCACCGTTTGCAGAATATGCTGATGCTGCCCTTCTATCGGCAGAGAGCAGCGGTATGGTGCTGGTATCGCACCTGGGTACGGTGAAGTCCGCCCAGCTCGAGCAGGCGCTCGAAAAACTTTGGATCTCTAAAATTCCGCTGATTGGTCTGATCGCTAAAGAAGCTTCATCTAAGCTAGCTTTGTTAACAGCTTAA
- a CDS encoding SLBB domain-containing protein, with product MSNLAIFRVLLSQRLGLALTTGLLLIGIDGLYPSVAPAQRMPGGSTTAVPLVEAQKPPTTTAAPRLSPQVSNEPYTLGAGDRVQLTLFQLPQYSGEFEVQVDGTLTLPVVGNVNVQGLTLDTATERITARYSQFLRRPGVTLNLLTRRPLVIGVAGEINRPGSYTLANNGTAFPTITQLLTQAGGVTGSANVREVQVRRLRNGQTQLFAVNLWDLVSGGDLGQDITLRDGDSIFIPSTLVPLEEAQLLAEAAIAPTNTSPINIAVVGEVFRPGPYTLRGGSTRTGDAGLPGGEGGGSARPPKITDAIQLAGGIKPMANIRQVQVRRLTRTSGEQVFTVDLWSLLEAGATQQNALLQEGDTVFIPTATTALGPAEASSLASASFAPDTIRINVVGEVRNAGLVEVPPNTPLNQGILAAGGFNTRARETTVGLVRLNPDGTVTQREINIDFAQGISDADNPALQNNDIIIVGRSGLASFSDTLGGIANPLANFLNILSAPFRIFNLF from the coding sequence ATGTCTAATTTAGCTATATTTAGGGTGCTGCTAAGCCAGCGTTTGGGCTTAGCCCTCACAACGGGCCTTCTGCTCATCGGCATCGATGGCCTCTACCCCAGCGTTGCCCCAGCCCAACGAATGCCGGGCGGCAGCACGACCGCGGTGCCTTTAGTCGAGGCTCAAAAACCTCCAACAACGACTGCTGCACCTCGGCTGTCACCGCAGGTGTCCAACGAACCTTACACGCTGGGGGCCGGCGATCGCGTGCAGCTAACGCTGTTTCAGCTGCCTCAGTACAGCGGCGAGTTTGAAGTGCAGGTCGACGGCACCTTGACGCTGCCGGTCGTAGGCAATGTCAACGTGCAGGGGCTCACCCTAGACACCGCCACTGAACGAATTACGGCCCGCTACAGTCAATTTCTGCGCCGTCCAGGGGTAACGCTCAACTTGCTCACTCGCCGTCCGCTGGTGATTGGAGTTGCCGGAGAAATTAACCGGCCTGGGTCTTACACCCTTGCCAACAACGGCACAGCCTTTCCCACAATTACGCAGTTGTTGACCCAGGCCGGGGGTGTCACCGGCAGCGCCAACGTTCGCGAGGTGCAGGTACGGCGGCTGCGCAACGGTCAAACTCAGCTATTTGCCGTCAACCTATGGGATCTGGTCAGCGGCGGCGACCTGGGCCAAGACATTACGCTGCGCGATGGCGACAGCATTTTTATTCCCTCTACTCTGGTGCCCCTTGAAGAAGCCCAGCTTTTGGCCGAGGCGGCGATCGCACCGACCAACACCTCACCCATCAATATTGCCGTGGTGGGCGAAGTCTTTCGCCCTGGCCCCTATACCCTTAGAGGTGGCAGCACTCGCACTGGTGATGCCGGCCTGCCCGGCGGTGAAGGCGGCGGGTCAGCCCGGCCTCCCAAAATTACTGATGCTATTCAACTTGCAGGGGGCATCAAGCCCATGGCCAATATTCGCCAGGTGCAGGTGCGGCGTCTGACTCGCACCAGCGGCGAGCAAGTCTTTACCGTAGATCTGTGGAGCTTGCTAGAGGCAGGCGCCACCCAGCAAAACGCGCTGCTTCAGGAAGGCGATACGGTGTTTATCCCCACTGCAACGACAGCGTTGGGGCCAGCGGAGGCTTCGAGCTTGGCGTCCGCCAGTTTTGCGCCCGACACCATTCGCATCAATGTCGTAGGTGAGGTGCGCAATGCTGGGCTAGTTGAGGTGCCACCCAACACACCCCTCAACCAAGGAATTTTGGCGGCTGGTGGTTTTAACACTCGCGCTAGAGAAACCACTGTGGGGCTGGTGCGTCTTAACCCAGATGGAACTGTTACCCAGCGAGAGATCAACATCGACTTTGCCCAGGGCATCAGCGACGCTGACAATCCGGCGCTGCAAAACAACGACATCATTATTGTCGGGCGATCGGGCCTAGCCAGTTTTTCAGACACATTGGGCGGCATAGCCAACCCCCTCGCCAATTTCCTGAATATTTTGTCTGCACCCTTCCGCATCTTCAACTTATTTTGA
- a CDS encoding WecB/TagA/CpsF family glycosyltransferase — translation MHWGQQRLSRVVCVANVHMLMEARWNETFAKVLSQADLLTPDGMPLVWTLNLLRKSTHDRVAGMYILREVCERASASGLPVYFLGTDELTLGKMRQRLQKEYPNLIIAGMEPLPFRPLTPEEDAQVVKDINASRAGIVFVALGCPKQEIWMYQHRSKIKAAMVGIGGVFPIYAGIKKHAPAWVQDSGLEWLYRLTQEPGRLWQRYFKTIPPFVYLSVKQVVATRLHRRIDRMRRAF, via the coding sequence ATGCACTGGGGTCAACAGCGGCTGAGCCGAGTAGTTTGTGTAGCCAATGTGCACATGCTGATGGAAGCGCGGTGGAACGAGACCTTTGCTAAGGTGCTAAGCCAAGCCGATCTGCTCACCCCAGACGGCATGCCCCTAGTGTGGACTCTAAATCTGCTGCGCAAGAGTACCCACGATCGCGTTGCGGGCATGTATATTCTGCGCGAAGTGTGCGAGCGGGCTTCAGCATCGGGGTTGCCAGTTTATTTTTTAGGCACCGATGAGTTGACCCTGGGCAAAATGCGGCAGCGCCTCCAAAAGGAGTATCCAAACCTCATTATTGCGGGCATGGAACCGCTGCCTTTTCGGCCCCTAACTCCTGAAGAAGACGCCCAGGTTGTAAAAGATATCAATGCCAGCCGGGCCGGAATTGTGTTTGTTGCCTTGGGCTGCCCCAAGCAAGAAATTTGGATGTATCAACACCGCTCTAAAATTAAAGCGGCGATGGTGGGCATTGGTGGAGTCTTTCCCATCTATGCCGGCATCAAAAAGCACGCCCCCGCTTGGGTACAAGACTCAGGGTTGGAGTGGCTCTATCGGCTTACCCAAGAGCCGGGTCGGCTGTGGCAGCGGTACTTTAAAACCATTCCACCCTTTGTTTATCTATCGGTCAAGCAGGTGGTTGCTACCCGACTGCACCGCCGAATTGATCGTATGCGGAGGGCGTTTTAG
- the gmd gene encoding GDP-mannose 4,6-dehydratase: MTNPKKALVTGITGQDGSYLSELLLEKGYEVHGIIRRTSTINTDRIDHLYEDPHSDSARLFLHYGDLTDGTTLRRILEEVQPIEIYNLGAQSHVRVSFDSPEYTVDAVGMGTLRLLEAIRDYRQRTGIEVRYYQAGSSEMYGKVQDVPQSEITPFYPRSPYACAKVYAHWQTINYRESYGMFACNGILFNHESPRRGETFVTRKITRAVARIVAGQQSKIYMGNLDAKRDWGYAKDYVKAMWLMLQQDEPDDYVVATGETYSVREFLDIAFGRVNLDWQDYVAFDERYLRPAEVELLIGDPTKAKTKLGWEPSVTFEELVHLMVEADLQALGLVTLNGSAATSVLDRATLRAAGGVTVG; encoded by the coding sequence ATGACTAATCCTAAAAAAGCTCTTGTTACCGGCATTACCGGTCAAGATGGCTCTTATCTAAGCGAACTGCTATTAGAAAAAGGCTACGAAGTCCACGGCATTATTCGCCGCACCTCTACTATTAATACCGATCGCATTGATCACCTTTACGAAGATCCCCACAGCGATTCGGCCCGGCTGTTTTTGCACTACGGCGACCTCACCGATGGCACTACCCTGCGGCGCATCCTCGAAGAAGTGCAGCCCATTGAAATTTACAACCTGGGGGCACAGTCTCACGTGCGGGTGAGCTTTGACTCACCTGAATACACCGTTGATGCAGTGGGCATGGGCACATTGCGCCTGCTCGAAGCCATTCGCGACTACCGCCAGCGCACTGGCATTGAGGTACGCTACTACCAGGCGGGCTCTTCAGAAATGTACGGCAAAGTGCAGGATGTGCCCCAGAGCGAAATCACCCCGTTCTACCCCCGCAGCCCCTACGCCTGTGCCAAGGTCTATGCTCACTGGCAAACAATTAACTACCGTGAATCGTACGGCATGTTTGCCTGCAACGGCATTTTGTTTAACCACGAGTCACCCCGCCGCGGCGAAACCTTTGTCACCCGCAAAATTACTCGCGCTGTGGCCCGCATTGTCGCTGGGCAGCAGAGCAAGATCTACATGGGCAACCTCGACGCCAAGCGCGATTGGGGTTACGCCAAAGACTACGTCAAAGCCATGTGGCTCATGCTGCAACAAGACGAGCCTGACGACTATGTGGTAGCCACAGGCGAAACATACTCAGTGCGCGAGTTTCTAGACATTGCCTTTGGCCGCGTCAACCTCGATTGGCAAGACTATGTGGCCTTTGATGAGCGCTACCTACGCCCCGCCGAGGTAGAACTGCTGATTGGTGACCCCACCAAGGCCAAGACCAAGCTGGGCTGGGAACCCTCAGTGACCTTTGAAGAGCTGGTGCACCTGATGGTCGAAGCTGATCTGCAAGCGCTAGGCCTAGTGACCCTCAACGGCAGTGCGGCCACCAGCGTGCTAGACCGAGCCACCCTACGGGCTGCTGGGGGCGTAACAGTCGGGTAG